The Glycine soja cultivar W05 chromosome 15, ASM419377v2, whole genome shotgun sequence region taattatattcaatGTTAATCATTTAAATTAGAACTAATTAGATAAATGTAAATTAATGATAGAAGACTAATAGTTAAcataaatataagaatttttatattatttttattgtaaaatttattttataaactaactttttaaaaactataaatgttataattaaataataaatattattggcttcacttttatataaaaataactatatgtaaaaatatatgttacagAATTTATCATACGAtaaagttaataatatttttgaattttaaattattttttttaaaataaaattttgttcaatgattaaaaaaattaattatattttagattattttaatacCACATTGAAGTTACACAATGAATACCAATAATATTTAACTGTTATATGTATTAAAATACTAttgaatcatattaaaaaagattaatagaaaatcattatatatacatgaatgagttttaagatttaattttatgtaaataaatatgaattttaaattaacctataaaataatatattattatatataataaaatagtagacattattattattatttattaaaatattataatatattatttgtttcttacttttttttcacttggttctttataaatttacaattatttaaagcttttaataatgaaattatttttaaaattaataatatttatagtctttgattataattaaaattgtattatcattttCACCGTTCATTATCAAATTgatggttttatttttttatataaactctaTTTCAAATGATTGTAAATATCCACCCAATTTCTTTCGAGTGTGTtttctatcttcttcttcttcttcttcttttttcattattataatataatgtatttcattctatatttttatttttatgtatgaaaAATGATATTTGAATGTGTTATTGATCATCGTCAAATATGATAATTTAGCTCTTTTAAATCGATAAGGTATAAGACAAATTTATAttcataattgataaaaatttatttgtttaaatttttatttttagtaccttttataattatattttgattttatgtcTAATTgtttattcaaataatttttgtgaaattcaATAAACATTTGAATCAAGATCACGCTCTTATTAGAAAGTTCTTACATAaatcatctttttctttgtcttttattAGAAAGTTCTTACatgaatcaatatttatttattttttcttcttcttcgttttagtattatgttattataagttttagttattatttttgttcagGTTTTAtatgttacatttttttcttctatagcTATTGTATTAGAAATCTTGCTTTGACATTATATTTGTTCAACAAGACATGAAGAGATTCTATTATTgtgacaatttttatttttttttatcaatcatatTTCAAACAATTCCATTAAAATACATGTCAAAATTTTTTCTACTCAAATCAATTGCCAAATGAtatgaatgataatttttaactatcaatttggttaatttattttctttaaaatacatGTTATCAcggtaaataatttaataattatcactaatgtaatcaatttaataataatatttttagttttaagatATATGATAAAtcttacaataaataatttaaataattaaattgacaataaatatgacacaataataataataataataataataataataataataataataataataataaaacagttATTTTAAAGCTATAACTTAATATCCTTATACATTTATaccataaaagataataaacatcaattaaatatcattaatttgaaataacTAACATATgtaacaatataattattattacaaagaaacaattaatgaaatctttaataagttaataaatatgtaaacaataatatttaaagtttgaaacatataattatttttgtaaataacttttgaaaattagtaaacaatgaaaatataactaaaactaaggaaaaataaataaaaattattattattattattattaaatcgaGATTATTCAATCTATATTACATGAGGTTAattaattcaaactttaaaactttaaaatattacacaaattaatatattcaaaataagtaaaattatagttttaaaaataattaatgatcatATCTATTTAATAGAATTCATactatttcaacaaatttaaaaaatacttaaatttttattataaatgtacactcaaatttaaataaatattgtattatatatatatatatatatatatatatatattattctttaacTTTAGTGTTTCATATTGGTattgtattaatattattatttggagaaaaattaaaatatagtgaaattcaaaatacttaataaatttaaaaagaacacatgttcattaaaaatataatatataacattatttttcaattttaacatttatgtatttgtttcactactaaaaatatttaaaataaataattttatttttgtacatttattttttaaaagatattatatcaccattattatttgaataaacaataaattttaatatacttaatttttaagataaaattaactcaattaaaaatataattaatcaactttctcattaataatataattatgtttaacataatactaaatatttaaattttttatttatataaataaataaatataaaatgatatatatatatatatatatatatatatatatatatatatatatatatatatatatataatttaaaaaaaagggttGAAAGTctagttgtttttaatttgtggttgcagttaataaattttaatacacGCACTATCTgttcaaattataaaacataaagtataagacattatttatatatataaagtataagACATGAATAAGGAAAGGATCAAATGTACAATACGTGTATCCTTATATGTGATgggtatttttaatttgattcttatattttagaaaaactcCCTAGGTAGCAGATGATGATGGGGACGTATATGAAAAACAAATGCATAAGctagatcaattttttttatccatatacaccaaattaataattagtgTTATAGATCAATTGATAATTAGTGCAAGACCCTCtgctattttttgtttgttttaattttacttatattatgaaatgaagtaaagaaaaatactttctctatatacataattatcatatattgtaattttaaCCACCCCTCTATGTTTTGTTCCAAATAACTCATCCTTGGTCATTCCCATGTCACACGCTCCACTGACTATATATGAAGTGtagtccaaaaaaaatagaagggaagGTCATTTATCTAGAACCTCAACTTAAATAAAAGACACCCCTTATGATAAAAGGTGAGGCAACATCATATGCTGCCTCATCATGAATCTGTGAATGCCTTGTATGGGTGGCAATACCCAGTGGCCTCTTTTTCCTACCCCAAGAATCAAAGGAAAATCCATTttctaggattttttttttgaatttttgtcagTGCAAGTAAACTTTCCCACTGTCTTGTTGTGTTGAATTTGGGGGTTTATTGGACCCTACCATTTCCTTGATGGAGGGGATAAGCAATATTCTATCATCGTGAGGGTTCTAAGACTAAAGTACACGTCTCAACATAATCTGTTTTGTGTTCTTTTATGATCACAGCCGCAGAAAACGCTTACCAACCGCTCGTGTGAGTGAGTGTGAGCCATAAGAAAGAGttcaaattaaataacttaatacATTGACAaaagtgttttaatttttatgcaccATTAGtcgaaattttttttacatggtcAATCGAACAAAATAGATTATTTGTatgattttaaaagataatcatcataaaagttaataaatttaatatgcatgttaatttatatttttgataattataaaatttcagaGGAAGgaccatatattatttataaatctcTCATCTCAATCCATTAAAGTAtcttttataagaataaaattgtaTCGATTGatatctaaataaaaaataccttatATACAAGAGAccttaataatatttacaaatttaaggtcgaaaaaatttataattaaatgataatataaaaatattttaaacaattagtataaatacattttacccttaatgagtttaatttcaCTACATTATTagtctaaaaaaatttacacttgttgacaaaaaacttatattaatgtCTTTTAAACTAGTAAAAGGTTAACCAACTTAATACTATTATATTACATTACATTCTTAGTCATATATATACTATTATATTACATTCTAAGTCCATACACTATTGACAAAAAATTGCAAATGAACCCAAATTTATTACAAGGGTATCTTTTGGtgcaatttatataaatataaatgaagcTCCTATATTATAAAAACGTGTGTTGGTACTTGGTCGGAAGCTTAAGATGACTAAGAGGGAGTTGGAAACTCTCATGGGGAAAGTGAGAGGTTTGAGCCTTCTATCTCTTGGTGGTTGCTTCGATGGTTGCTATGACCACACTCAAGCCTATGGATTAGGTACAAGGATCTGGAACTTCAGTGATCGACCAGTGGAGCTGCAGATAAGGGTGGGATCAATACTGAAGAAGGTTCACACTTTGAAGCCAGGTTCATGTAAGAGGCTGAGAAGTAAACGCATATACAAGGCATATATGCCTGGTAAGAATGGAAATGATGGTGTGGGATTGAAGAGCTTGCTTTATTACTATGATGAAACTTGTCACCCTTATGTTTGGATTCATGACATAGGGGGTGATTCCATGAGGATGGTTAAACAGCAGTATATTAGCCTTGAGGATTTGAGGGATTCTTCTGAGATCAGGATCTTTAGGGATCAGCAGAGAGGTTGCATTTCAGTTCTCAAGAGAACTAGACTAGATTTATGCTGAATTTGAGTGTAATGCTTGCTTAACTACTTCACTAGTTTAATTTGTCATGGGTAGGAAAATAACATGTTTGCGTCTTGCTTTGctttgttgtgttatttattGCAAAATGCAATATAGGTCCATGATCATGGTAAATTATTAGCTAGTGTACTGAAAACGTGAAAGATTTTCTGTATCCACTTCCTTGAAGATATATTAAAATCCACTCATGAGACTTTGATTTTGAAAGTGTTGTTCTTTAACACACTAGATGTATGTTGTTTTTGTTATAACACATGGTCAATTTGGAGTCAGTGTTATAGAATGATGAATCATACTTTAAATCTAACTGATTTACTGTGTTAATTTATCTGTACAGTACCAAGAATTACTTCTCAGCTTtctgaaaataaattaacattctatttttgtttttcatctttgACTGTACAAGAAGCTATGCAGAGAAGGTACAAGAGTCCTTAGACAAGAATGTTTTAAGTAGAGTTCGAAGGAAATGTAAGACTCAAATTTATTTCCATTGATTTCAAAATAACAGATTTATTTTACTCCGATTTTTATGTTCAGGGCCCTAATTTTGGTGTGCCAACTTTGAGAAATGACTTAACTCTAGACATTGGTTGTTTTTGCTGAAGGCTAAAACAGTGATAGagaaaataaggaaacaaataGATCTTCGTCTACCTCTCTGAAACCCCAAGCTGCATGGAATTCAAGGCTAACCAAGGCAATGAATTCAAGGCtaccaaactttttttttcacttataagAACAGTAAATTCTAATAtgctgaaatttattaaaaattataaaagtatattagtttttttacttaaaGAATTCCACTcgtaattttttatagtttttcataaattttaactaatagaaAGTGTGTTACAAACGTGATATTGATACTCTTCAACTAACTAAAAAGGGGGACTGTTAAAGGCAATAGTAGATACAGGTCATGACTTCTCTTGAACCGTGAATGATATATTTGTCAACTTGGTTCTTCATCCTTCTAGCAACAAATTCATTGGTTTGTGGAAAGTCAAGGTAAaactcatccaacaacttctagATACGGCTTACTAAAAACCGTCAAAAAATGTGTTTAACATAACTTTTCCTTTTAAGAAGGGTAGTTGAACCCTACCTATCTAATAATGTccaaacaaatttttatatttcacaCTATTTTAAATCGAGTTAGGGCTATCACAACTTGTTTATTAGTCGGGTTATGAATTATGATCTAGCCTaaccaaaatttcaaaattagtcTCATCAAAATATTAGTTAGAGTAGGGCAGTCTCATCAAAATATTAGTTAGAGTAGGGCGTAGTTAAACATGCAATAAACACTTATAATGGTTTAAATTTGGAGAGCTGAGAATAAATcagttttataactgtttttTTATCGAAAGAAGACAAAATACTGGACAGTAAATGATCAAATTCATATTGAAAAATGTGATGCAATAACAAATTGAtcgtaaaagataaaaaatagaaaatttaatctttaaataggtaaaaagtacaaaaaattaattttgtcgcTAAATTTATAAGaccattttatcattaaattataatatttatatatcaatttgataataagttgtattttttaaaaaccaacttaatataaaatttaaaaatcaatttgtcAATAAATCATCTAAAGAATTAATTTATCACACTTTTTACAAGACTAAATTTATGAAGTTGACTATTTACCCACAAAATAGTATTGATAACTGAACTACCAAGAAAGTTTAGTTCTGTTTGTTGTTTCTagccttttctttcttctttttttcctccaTATTCTTATTTACCCGCAAAATAGTATTGGTAACCAaacttaaattattttcctCTGGCATGACTCGCATGGAAATTAAACGTAAGTAGATCCACCCCAATCACACTCCTCCCATAAAATTTTGGCTACAACCCAAGTGTCCCTTGCATACTATACCATATATCCTCCGAATACCAAGTGACTACCAGGATCAATATGGCAGAGCTGTGCTTATACAATGTTACAGATAGGAAagtaaattaattcattcaaataTGAACGGTACAATTACAATTTAGAGTTGACAAAAGTATGCAGCGAGGCAGAAGCAGAAAACCCTCCGGCGCAGCCCATCATTTCACAGATTGCTTATACAAGGCATGTAAGAAGAAAAATTGCTCTAAGAGATACTGGAGACTGAGCCTCTCATATGAAACGGCTGTATTACAACTATGGCATCAAATTTCAAGGCTCAGTTTAATGCAACACGATGTTATTCTTTTACCTTTTCTGCTCGCTGCATTTATGATCACGTATAATCCAATTTGGATTTACAAAGCTATATAAAGGAATCGAGAAATCACTTCAGTTTAATGTAAGACCCTTCTAGGGACCTGGACCCATTGCACCTGCCCTCGCTCTTAACATTTCAGTCCTCTTGCTTCTCTCCATCACCTCCACCAACCATTCTGCACTTTCCCTAATCCCCATCCTGCaacatttcaaaagaaaatttcttcagtTAAGTGCCTATGCTTCAATATACGCCTAACagttatttttctctt contains the following coding sequences:
- the LOC114386985 gene encoding uncharacterized protein LOC114386985, which gives rise to MTKRELETLMGKVRGLSLLSLGGCFDGCYDHTQAYGLGTRIWNFSDRPVELQIRVGSILKKVHTLKPGSCKRLRSKRIYKAYMPGKNGNDGVGLKSLLYYYDETCHPYVWIHDIGGDSMRMVKQQYISLEDLRDSSEIRIFRDQQRGCISVLKRTRLDLC